A genomic region of Deinococcus sp. KSM4-11 contains the following coding sequences:
- the pdxT gene encoding pyridoxal 5'-phosphate synthase glutaminase subunit PdxT: MREQPRVGVLALQGAFREHRRHFEALGASVREVRLPGDLEGLQGLVLPGGESTTMGRLLDSFDLWKPIRELHFSGGVLWGTCAGAILLATDILGAPPQDGGRQRSFGLLDVTVQRNAFGRQVDSFTTQLDVKGFDAPLEAVFIRAPAFVRVGSQVEVLASIAGQAVLVQQDRVLGSAFHPELTEDRHLHRRFLELVNQGALAGREKIR, translated from the coding sequence ATGAGAGAGCAGCCCAGGGTAGGCGTTCTGGCTCTCCAGGGCGCCTTCCGTGAGCACCGTCGTCATTTTGAGGCCCTCGGAGCGAGCGTCCGCGAGGTGCGCCTACCGGGCGATCTGGAGGGCCTGCAAGGTCTGGTGCTGCCTGGAGGGGAGAGCACGACCATGGGTCGCCTGCTCGACAGCTTCGACCTGTGGAAGCCAATTCGCGAGCTGCATTTCTCGGGCGGCGTGCTGTGGGGCACCTGTGCCGGAGCAATCCTGCTGGCCACCGACATCCTCGGCGCTCCACCGCAGGATGGCGGGCGGCAGCGCAGCTTCGGTCTATTGGACGTGACGGTGCAGCGCAATGCGTTTGGGCGGCAGGTGGATTCCTTTACCACCCAACTTGATGTGAAGGGATTTGACGCTCCCCTCGAGGCCGTGTTTATCCGCGCTCCAGCCTTCGTCCGGGTGGGGTCACAGGTCGAGGTGCTCGCCTCGATTGCCGGTCAGGCCGTGCTAGTACAGCAAGATCGGGTCCTGGGTAGTGCTTTCCACCCTGAGCTGACTGAGGATAGGCACCTGCACAGGCGTTTTCTCGAGTTGGTCAATCAAGGGGCATTAGCCGGTAGAGAAAAAATACGATAG
- the pdxS gene encoding pyridoxal 5'-phosphate synthase lyase subunit PdxS yields the protein MSDATTGTPQLKQGFAEMFKGGVIMDVVTADQARIAEAAGATAVMALERVPADIRQDGGVARMSDPKMIKEIIAAVTIPVMAKVRIGHIVEAQILQALGVDFIDESEVLTPADEQFHILKSEFKVPFVCGAKNLGEALRRVGEGASMIRTKGEAGTGNVVEAVRHARAVLGDIRTVQARPAEELMTVARDLQAPYELVRYVHAHGKLPVVNFAAGGVATPADAALMMVLGLDGVFVGSGIFKSDNPERRAQAIVKAVTHFQNPDVLAEISEDLGAPMTGINIDELIPTERLASRGW from the coding sequence ATGAGCGACGCCACCACTGGAACTCCCCAACTGAAGCAGGGCTTTGCCGAGATGTTCAAGGGCGGCGTCATCATGGACGTCGTCACGGCCGATCAGGCTCGGATCGCCGAGGCCGCCGGCGCGACCGCTGTCATGGCGCTGGAGCGGGTACCTGCCGATATCCGCCAGGATGGGGGCGTCGCCCGCATGAGCGACCCCAAGATGATCAAGGAAATCATCGCGGCCGTGACCATTCCCGTGATGGCCAAGGTGCGGATCGGTCACATCGTCGAGGCCCAGATCCTGCAGGCCCTCGGCGTGGATTTCATCGATGAATCTGAAGTGCTCACGCCGGCCGACGAGCAGTTCCACATCCTGAAGTCGGAGTTCAAGGTGCCTTTCGTGTGCGGCGCGAAGAACCTCGGAGAGGCCCTGCGCCGGGTGGGGGAAGGCGCCAGCATGATCCGCACCAAGGGGGAAGCCGGCACCGGCAATGTGGTCGAGGCCGTCCGGCATGCCCGCGCGGTGTTGGGTGACATCCGCACTGTTCAGGCCCGGCCTGCCGAGGAACTCATGACCGTCGCCCGCGACCTGCAGGCCCCCTATGAACTCGTGCGGTATGTGCACGCGCACGGGAAGTTGCCCGTGGTGAACTTCGCGGCGGGCGGAGTCGCCACGCCGGCCGACGCGGCACTGATGATGGTGCTGGGCCTCGACGGCGTCTTTGTCGGCAGCGGCATCTTCAAGAGCGACAATCCGGAACGCCGGGCACAGGCGATCGTCAAGGCCGTGACACACTTTCAGAATCCGGACGTGCTCGCCGAGATCAGCGAGGATCTGGGCGCACCGATGACCGGGATCAACATCGATGAGCTGATTCCCACTGAGCGTCTTGCCAGCCGTGGCTGGTAG
- a CDS encoding two-component system response regulator: MTSEPEATGLRLLVVDDEEQILELLDLTLTMQGYQVCTASGGPQALAVLECQSVDVIIMDVLMTPWDGFETVRQLQSTVHPLPPIVFLSGLNRPDSMPEFGSDVVVDYLLKPFRPSELMVVIDRTWATRRQTSQED; the protein is encoded by the coding sequence ATGACGTCCGAGCCTGAGGCCACGGGACTCCGTCTGCTCGTTGTGGACGATGAGGAGCAGATTCTGGAACTGCTGGATCTGACCCTGACCATGCAGGGATACCAGGTGTGTACCGCGTCGGGTGGGCCACAGGCGCTGGCCGTGCTCGAATGTCAGAGTGTGGACGTGATCATCATGGACGTCCTCATGACACCGTGGGACGGGTTCGAGACGGTGCGGCAGCTTCAAAGCACCGTTCATCCGTTGCCTCCGATCGTGTTCCTGTCCGGCTTGAACCGTCCTGACAGCATGCCGGAGTTTGGAAGCGACGTCGTGGTGGATTACCTGCTCAAACCCTTCCGGCCATCTGAATTGATGGTGGTGATCGACCGCACCTGGGCTACGCGCAGGCAGACCTCCCAAGAAGACTGA